A genomic window from Oceanobacillus timonensis includes:
- a CDS encoding GNAT family N-acetyltransferase — MSIDIKEVNKENWREIAVLEAAENQKAFIESVPFCLAESFIEALTTSLGLYADNKPVGYAMVGFYVAEKKSIWFDRFMIDYRYQGQGYANQFIPLIEAYIHARYDVQVIRLSFVPGNHLAEQLYKKHGFVRTGEYDPEGEIIMEKRI, encoded by the coding sequence GTGTCTATTGATATAAAAGAAGTTAATAAAGAAAATTGGAGAGAAATTGCTGTATTAGAAGCAGCTGAAAATCAAAAAGCATTTATAGAGAGTGTTCCTTTTTGCCTAGCGGAAAGTTTTATTGAAGCGTTGACTACTTCCCTTGGGCTTTATGCAGATAACAAACCTGTCGGCTATGCCATGGTCGGTTTTTATGTTGCTGAAAAAAAGAGCATCTGGTTTGACCGGTTTATGATTGATTACCGCTATCAGGGACAAGGTTATGCCAATCAGTTCATCCCATTAATTGAAGCATATATCCATGCACGTTATGATGTCCAGGTCATACGTTTAAGCTTTGTTCCAGGAAACCATCTAGCGGAACAATTATATAAAAAGCATGGTTTCGTCCGGACAGGGGAGTATGATCCGGAAGGAGAAATCATTATGGAAAAGCGCATTTAG
- a CDS encoding CAP domain-containing protein: MLYCCIKETKKVGIAIFKRLLFLLFIILLAVWTKTLWEDPVRDLVPDAVNDAFSYVSDFVTDAIDNDFYFRQISDEATSLVDSITGSDTNREYEQVETPELTTPEEQSFSVGNVEIGDTKEQVEDMYSEPARQSQNEYGVEWSTYHENYKNFMMVAYDEQEVVRGLFTNQDLLSSQHDIELGDSKSFVNETLGEPEEVIRNGWFNYNIESEGEYDVYHMDGTYATIFYDLHESDEVTAIQLIDEDLESAKSTLYTPGNEELKEGLEYQLFDLTNATRVKHDLSILEWDEEVRETARKHSTDMAANQFFNHTNLDGQSPFDRMREDDISFLSAGENLAYGQFSSVFAHQGLMNSEGHRENILHDTFSHLGIGVDFNESDQPFYTENFYQ; encoded by the coding sequence ATGCTCTATTGCTGTATTAAAGAGACAAAAAAGGTTGGGATAGCAATTTTCAAGCGATTATTATTTTTGCTGTTTATTATATTATTAGCTGTTTGGACAAAAACGCTATGGGAAGATCCGGTTCGTGATTTGGTCCCGGATGCTGTCAATGATGCGTTTTCTTATGTAAGCGACTTTGTGACAGATGCGATAGATAATGACTTTTATTTTCGTCAAATATCCGATGAGGCAACGTCTTTGGTAGATTCCATAACCGGTTCAGATACAAACAGAGAGTATGAGCAAGTAGAAACACCTGAACTCACTACTCCAGAAGAACAGTCCTTTTCTGTTGGTAATGTGGAGATTGGAGATACAAAAGAACAGGTGGAAGACATGTACAGTGAGCCGGCACGTCAAAGTCAAAATGAGTATGGCGTCGAGTGGTCTACGTATCATGAAAATTATAAAAACTTTATGATGGTAGCGTACGATGAGCAGGAGGTTGTACGTGGACTCTTTACCAATCAGGATTTACTGTCTTCGCAGCATGATATTGAATTGGGTGATTCCAAATCATTTGTCAATGAGACATTAGGTGAGCCGGAAGAGGTGATCCGTAATGGCTGGTTTAATTATAACATTGAGAGTGAAGGGGAATATGATGTTTATCATATGGATGGCACGTACGCAACCATCTTTTATGATCTGCATGAATCAGATGAAGTCACAGCCATCCAGCTGATAGACGAGGATTTAGAATCTGCAAAAAGCACCCTTTATACGCCTGGCAATGAAGAGCTGAAAGAAGGGCTGGAATATCAATTATTTGATTTAACCAATGCAACTCGTGTGAAGCATGACCTGTCTATTTTGGAGTGGGACGAAGAAGTAAGAGAAACGGCGAGAAAACACAGTACGGATATGGCTGCCAATCAATTTTTCAATCATACGAATCTAGATGGACAGTCCCCTTTTGATCGAATGCGGGAAGACGACATTTCCTTCTTAAGTGCGGGAGAAAATCTTGCGTATGGACAATTCAGCAGTGTGTTTGCTCATCAGGGATTGATGAATTCAGAGGGACACCGAGAAAACATTTTACACGATACATTTAGCCATTTAGGCATAGGCGTTGATTTTAATGAAAGCGATCAGCCATTTTATACGGAAAATTTTTATCAATAA
- a CDS encoding response regulator, translating into MINVLFVDDHEMVRIGVSAYLSSQPDIDVVAEADDGAQAIDLALELRPDIILMDLVMKEMDGIEATKKIIASWPEAKIIIVTSFLDDEKVYPALEAGATSYMLKTSKASEIAKAIRATYEGQSILEPEVTGKIMNRMRTKEETALHEQLTEREKEILLLMAKGKANQEIADELFIALKTVKVHVSNILGKLEVQDRTQAVIYAFQNKLVE; encoded by the coding sequence ATGATTAACGTTTTATTTGTCGATGATCACGAGATGGTACGAATCGGTGTATCCGCCTATCTTTCCTCACAGCCGGATATTGACGTGGTTGCAGAAGCAGATGACGGTGCACAAGCTATTGACCTGGCATTAGAGCTCCGTCCGGATATTATTTTAATGGATCTTGTGATGAAGGAAATGGATGGAATTGAAGCGACAAAGAAAATCATTGCATCCTGGCCGGAAGCGAAGATTATTATCGTTACCAGTTTTTTAGATGATGAAAAAGTGTATCCTGCATTAGAAGCAGGAGCTACGAGCTATATGCTGAAAACATCCAAAGCCAGCGAAATTGCCAAAGCAATTCGAGCCACCTACGAAGGGCAATCTATCCTGGAACCGGAAGTGACCGGGAAAATTATGAATCGTATGCGGACGAAAGAGGAGACTGCTTTACATGAGCAGTTAACAGAACGAGAAAAGGAAATATTATTATTAATGGCCAAGGGTAAAGCCAATCAGGAAATTGCGGATGAATTGTTTATCGCGTTAAAAACGGTGAAGGTGCATGTTAGCAATATTTTAGGAAAATTAGAGGTTCAAGACCGGACGCAGGCTGTGATTTATGCCTTTCAGAATAAACTGGTGGAATGA
- a CDS encoding TM2 domain-containing protein, translating to MPLSTQEKLYVNSEIERKGKNIVVAYLLAIFLGTLGIHRFYLGKVGSAVSMLILWIFGIITTFILIGGVVLFALGIWVIVDLFLIPGMIKQNHNQIEVEVTRNLENQKVQSQ from the coding sequence TTGCCCTTATCAACACAAGAAAAACTATATGTGAATTCAGAAATTGAAAGAAAAGGAAAAAATATTGTAGTAGCATACCTTTTAGCTATATTCTTAGGTACATTAGGTATTCATCGATTCTACTTAGGTAAAGTTGGCAGCGCCGTTTCTATGCTTATACTCTGGATTTTCGGAATTATAACAACTTTTATTCTTATAGGCGGTGTCGTATTATTTGCATTGGGCATTTGGGTTATCGTCGATTTATTTTTAATTCCTGGCATGATTAAACAAAACCATAATCAAATCGAAGTAGAAGTAACTCGAAACTTGGAAAATCAAAAAGTTCAAAGTCAATAA
- a CDS encoding flagellar basal body rod protein — MKKFMLFIGGLVALLILLANLGPMVLLALSVWLLYICFKKFISTDSTAAKVGWVILGLIVVSITFSNIYAVLGVAAAYALYLIYKNWNTPESSVVHEIKEDDDPFTNFEKQWAELNK; from the coding sequence ATGAAAAAATTCATGTTATTTATCGGCGGGCTGGTTGCATTACTGATCTTGCTCGCAAATCTTGGGCCGATGGTATTACTTGCTTTAAGCGTATGGCTGCTCTATATATGCTTTAAAAAATTTATCAGTACAGATTCCACCGCTGCCAAAGTAGGATGGGTGATTCTGGGATTGATTGTTGTAAGCATCACATTCTCTAACATTTATGCTGTATTAGGCGTCGCAGCAGCTTATGCACTTTACCTGATCTATAAGAACTGGAACACACCGGAAAGCTCTGTTGTCCACGAAATAAAGGAAGATGATGATCCATTTACCAATTTTGAAAAACAGTGGGCAGAGTTAAATAAATAA
- a CDS encoding ABC transporter ATP-binding protein: MTEIAMELTNVSKRIKDKEIIKDVNFQIKKGEVFGFVGPNGAGKTTTIRMMVGLMKLTEGDIRIVGKSIQTDYAEAIREVGAIVENPEMYPFLTGRKNLEQFARMIPGTTKERIEEVVRLVGLEKVVNEKVGGYSLGMRQRLGIAQALLHKPSILILDEPTNGLDPSGMKEIRQYIRTLAEKENVSVIVSSHLLSEIELMCDRIGVIKNGALIAVEDVEKNRQAEKDDVSEYTISVNNAQAAKVHLDSLDDETLHVEAVDESTIKTAVKREQIPAVLKELLNHNINVYEVQVSTNTLEDKFFDLIGENVIE, from the coding sequence TTGACTGAGATTGCAATGGAACTAACAAATGTCAGTAAACGCATTAAAGACAAAGAAATTATTAAAGACGTCAACTTTCAAATAAAGAAAGGGGAAGTTTTTGGTTTTGTCGGGCCGAATGGGGCCGGTAAAACGACTACGATCCGGATGATGGTTGGTCTGATGAAATTAACAGAAGGTGACATTCGCATTGTCGGGAAAAGCATTCAAACCGATTATGCAGAAGCAATCAGAGAAGTGGGAGCCATTGTGGAGAATCCGGAAATGTATCCTTTCTTAACAGGAAGAAAGAATTTGGAACAATTTGCCCGGATGATTCCAGGGACAACGAAAGAACGAATAGAAGAGGTTGTTCGATTAGTCGGACTGGAAAAGGTCGTCAATGAAAAAGTTGGCGGGTACTCTCTTGGAATGCGGCAGCGGTTAGGCATTGCACAAGCTTTGTTACATAAACCGTCGATTCTCATTTTAGATGAGCCGACCAACGGACTGGATCCCTCCGGAATGAAGGAAATTCGCCAGTATATCCGGACATTGGCAGAAAAGGAAAACGTCAGTGTGATTGTGTCCAGCCATTTACTATCTGAGATTGAATTAATGTGTGATCGCATTGGCGTTATAAAAAATGGCGCTTTAATTGCCGTGGAAGATGTGGAAAAGAACAGACAAGCTGAGAAAGACGATGTGTCAGAGTATACCATCTCCGTCAACAATGCCCAGGCTGCAAAAGTGCATTTGGACAGTTTGGATGATGAAACACTCCATGTTGAAGCGGTAGACGAATCAACCATAAAAACAGCTGTTAAACGGGAACAAATACCGGCTGTGCTTAAAGAATTATTAAACCATAACATTAATGTGTATGAAGTTCAGGTATCGACAAATACGCTAGAAGATAAATTTTTTGATTTGATTGGAGAGAATGTCATTGAGTAA
- the liaF gene encoding cell wall-active antibiotics response protein LiaF has translation MFKQLSTRNLNWIGITVAILLIFEIVFFHGGSLISALITGFFVYFSWKRLHSLGWKIVFAIAAISFILNIFNLLAVRFLIVVAIVVFILNYVKATKEPSKEQPELPNKSGLTEEEPLVQVDNLFDERFFDDFRTEETAYQWKDVNMHGIYGDRVIDLSNTVLPYDTAVISIRHIVGNIEIYVPYEVEVSIHHSSIFGRASIFGVYHGGLMNKSLHYETTNYSTAQQRVKIVTSLFSGDIEVKRI, from the coding sequence ATGTTTAAACAGCTCAGCACGAGAAATTTAAATTGGATAGGCATTACTGTCGCCATTCTTCTCATTTTTGAAATCGTCTTTTTTCATGGCGGATCACTGATATCGGCATTGATTACCGGTTTCTTTGTATATTTCAGCTGGAAAAGACTGCATTCCCTGGGCTGGAAGATCGTGTTTGCGATTGCAGCAATATCCTTCATTCTCAACATTTTTAATTTACTTGCAGTACGATTTTTAATCGTTGTTGCTATTGTTGTTTTCATTTTAAATTATGTCAAAGCAACGAAAGAACCCAGTAAAGAACAACCGGAACTGCCAAATAAATCGGGTTTAACAGAGGAAGAGCCGCTTGTTCAAGTGGATAATTTATTTGATGAACGTTTTTTTGATGATTTTCGGACGGAAGAGACAGCTTATCAATGGAAGGACGTCAATATGCATGGGATTTATGGTGATCGTGTTATTGATTTAAGTAATACAGTATTGCCATATGATACAGCAGTCATCTCTATCCGTCATATCGTAGGAAATATTGAGATTTATGTACCTTATGAAGTAGAGGTCAGCATCCATCATAGTTCCATCTTTGGCAGAGCATCGATTTTTGGCGTGTATCATGGAGGTCTGATGAACAAATCGCTTCATTATGAAACAACAAACTATAGTACAGCGCAGCAAAGAGTGAAGATTGTCACTTCTTTATTTTCCGGAGATATTGAGGTGAAACGCATATGA
- a CDS encoding RNA polymerase alpha subunit C-terminal domain-containing protein, giving the protein MTGQKQRKVCKNGHIFFKSSDCESCPTCEKENKPESGFLAALSAPARRALIHEGITTEEQMAAHTKREILALHGIGPASMPALTKALENKELTFKTE; this is encoded by the coding sequence ATGACCGGCCAAAAACAAAGAAAAGTATGCAAGAATGGACATATTTTCTTTAAAAGTTCCGATTGTGAAAGCTGTCCGACTTGTGAAAAAGAAAATAAACCGGAAAGTGGCTTTTTAGCGGCACTTTCCGCTCCGGCAAGAAGAGCACTTATCCACGAAGGCATTACTACAGAAGAGCAGATGGCAGCTCATACCAAGCGAGAAATATTAGCTCTACATGGCATTGGCCCAGCATCGATGCCGGCTCTGACAAAGGCGCTGGAAAACAAAGAACTTACATTTAAAACAGAATAG
- a CDS encoding ABC transporter permease subunit: protein MSNLGQLIKNEFIKLHHYKSTWAMYIIIGFLLIGMGMVTSFVVNPSAMVDGTFQAELMQAYQSMGLEVPAYDMWAFVAENISMTSFITIFIIVVAAKIISNEYKWGTIKLLLIRPAGRGTILTSKYITVLLFALVMILYTIILSMIIGLLFFGVDSWNPTIVDNMGSGYTEVSVITSIGKDILFSLIPLIIVATFSFMIAILFKGSAMAIAASIVIFIASPMITMLVSQYEISKYLLTAHLNLQSTFEGSPMIEGTSLGFSAAVLLVYYVIFMVIGWLTFKKRDVAGN from the coding sequence TTGAGTAATTTGGGTCAGCTAATAAAAAACGAATTTATCAAACTGCATCATTATAAATCTACCTGGGCGATGTATATTATTATCGGCTTCCTCTTGATTGGTATGGGTATGGTTACAAGCTTTGTTGTGAACCCAAGTGCGATGGTTGATGGAACTTTTCAAGCAGAGCTGATGCAGGCCTATCAATCCATGGGATTAGAAGTTCCTGCTTACGATATGTGGGCCTTCGTGGCAGAAAATATCTCTATGACCAGCTTCATTACGATTTTCATTATCGTTGTTGCAGCTAAAATTATTTCCAATGAATATAAATGGGGAACGATTAAATTATTATTGATTCGCCCGGCAGGAAGAGGAACCATTTTAACCTCAAAATATATTACCGTTTTGTTGTTCGCATTGGTAATGATTTTATATACCATTATTCTTTCTATGATTATAGGGCTTCTCTTTTTTGGTGTCGACTCCTGGAATCCAACGATTGTCGATAATATGGGGTCCGGATATACGGAAGTTTCGGTGATAACTTCGATTGGGAAAGACATCTTGTTCAGCCTTATACCATTAATTATTGTGGCAACCTTTTCTTTCATGATTGCGATTTTATTTAAAGGCAGTGCTATGGCCATTGCAGCAAGCATTGTTATATTCATTGCTTCACCAATGATTACGATGCTGGTAAGCCAATATGAAATTAGTAAATATTTATTAACCGCACATCTGAACTTGCAAAGTACTTTTGAAGGATCACCAATGATTGAAGGAACCTCCTTAGGCTTTTCCGCTGCTGTGCTTCTTGTTTACTATGTGATATTTATGGTAATAGGGTGGCTGACTTTCAAAAAACGAGATGTAGCTGGAAATTAG
- a CDS encoding PspA/IM30 family protein: MSTNIFTRMKDSISADLHTMMDKKEQKNPIAALNHYLRQSEQEKEKVKKLIDRQYKLKEEFAREYMKAQDLADKRLKQAQIADRAQEEEMHEFALKEHEEYQNRAERMKASREEAITQLENLEQKYEEMKHRLKDMHLRRMELMGRENIAKANHQINRVVEESPEKPFSKFEEMEQYIENLEYRVNSSYYQSTFDNKIAAIEKKLDEKETN, translated from the coding sequence ATGTCAACAAATATTTTTACACGAATGAAAGATTCTATTTCAGCAGATTTACACACGATGATGGATAAAAAGGAACAAAAAAACCCAATCGCTGCACTTAATCATTACCTGCGCCAAAGTGAACAGGAAAAAGAAAAAGTAAAAAAACTGATTGATCGTCAATATAAATTAAAAGAAGAATTTGCCCGCGAATATATGAAAGCACAAGACCTTGCAGATAAACGCTTGAAACAAGCACAAATTGCCGACCGTGCGCAAGAAGAGGAAATGCATGAATTTGCTTTAAAAGAGCATGAAGAGTATCAAAATCGCGCAGAACGCATGAAAGCATCCAGAGAAGAAGCGATTACGCAGCTTGAAAATCTGGAGCAGAAATATGAAGAAATGAAGCATCGCCTAAAGGATATGCACTTGCGCCGGATGGAGTTAATGGGACGGGAAAACATTGCAAAGGCAAATCATCAAATCAATCGCGTCGTGGAGGAATCACCGGAAAAACCTTTCTCCAAGTTTGAAGAAATGGAACAATATATCGAAAATCTGGAATACAGAGTAAACAGTTCTTACTACCAAAGCACATTTGACAATAAAATTGCCGCCATTGAAAAGAAGTTGGATGAAAAGGAAACAAACTAG
- a CDS encoding serine hydrolase, translated as MKKTYAFLLCSLLLLLAACASDNEEEKEDKENHSGQADDSEDNNEKQNLDPATGLLMDFIKENQDSERVSFLATWNDEPIAEMNTELAMPLASVVKIMIAMEFAGQAEAGDIDPSQTVAMEEVDKYYFPNTDGGAHDAWKSTLEDEEGDVSLEQIAQGMMDFSSNANTDYLIERLGLEEVNNRVEELDLNHHEPIYPLTASIAIPQRVMEEKHLEEGELEAALRDVDDDAYRQIASDLFEEWQEEPLSAEEKEEASALLDMPIQKVWSDRLTHATAEDYHHIMAMLNKKEYYSEAFYDELDAIFNMDVANESIVRAAQKGGSTAFVLNQAVYAEDADGNRLELVLFTNDLNLSELEIATMQMQALTDKLIHEKDFREEVREMLAE; from the coding sequence GTGAAAAAAACGTATGCTTTTTTGCTCTGCAGCTTGCTTCTCCTTTTAGCTGCTTGTGCCAGCGATAATGAGGAAGAGAAGGAAGACAAGGAAAATCATTCAGGACAAGCGGATGATTCCGAAGATAATAATGAAAAGCAAAATCTGGATCCAGCAACAGGGTTGTTGATGGACTTTATAAAAGAAAATCAAGATTCGGAGCGCGTTTCTTTTTTAGCGACTTGGAATGATGAACCAATAGCGGAAATGAATACCGAATTAGCCATGCCGCTTGCCAGTGTAGTTAAAATAATGATTGCAATGGAATTTGCTGGTCAAGCAGAAGCAGGTGACATTGATCCTTCTCAAACGGTGGCTATGGAGGAAGTGGACAAGTATTATTTTCCGAATACGGATGGCGGAGCGCATGATGCCTGGAAAAGTACACTGGAAGACGAAGAAGGCGATGTTTCCCTGGAACAAATCGCACAAGGTATGATGGACTTTAGTTCTAATGCCAATACCGATTATTTAATAGAAAGACTGGGATTAGAAGAAGTAAATAATCGGGTAGAAGAATTGGATTTGAACCATCATGAGCCGATTTATCCGTTAACCGCAAGTATCGCTATCCCTCAAAGGGTGATGGAAGAGAAGCATTTAGAAGAAGGTGAGTTGGAAGCAGCATTACGCGATGTAGATGATGATGCTTACCGGCAAATAGCGAGCGATCTTTTTGAAGAATGGCAAGAGGAGCCGTTAAGTGCAGAGGAAAAAGAAGAAGCAAGTGCTTTACTTGATATGCCGATTCAAAAGGTCTGGTCGGATCGCCTGACACATGCGACAGCGGAAGATTATCATCACATCATGGCGATGCTGAATAAAAAGGAATATTACTCCGAAGCATTTTATGACGAATTAGATGCTATTTTTAACATGGATGTAGCGAATGAATCGATTGTACGTGCCGCGCAAAAAGGCGGAAGCACTGCTTTTGTTTTGAATCAGGCTGTGTATGCAGAAGATGCGGATGGAAATCGATTGGAGCTAGTTTTATTTACAAATGACCTCAACCTGTCTGAACTGGAGATTGCAACGATGCAGATGCAGGCTTTAACGGATAAATTAATCCATGAGAAAGATTTTCGTGAGGAAGTCAGAGAGATGTTAGCTGAATAA
- a CDS encoding DUF819 domain-containing protein, with translation MSETFIQADDSITLWGMIIIWASVSIYLEQRYNWASKVTGAIIALVGAMILSNTGVIPLESPVYDAVWSVIVPLAIPLLLFHVNIKKIWKESSRLLLIFLLSSIGTVAGTIIAFFTLRNHIPFLDQLSGIFSATYTGGGVNFAAMSAKFDTPEAITSSAVVADNLMMALLFIILMMIPAVNFIRKRYSAPHVKQVEQRQSDADKTLAESFWKRKEVSLKDMALSIGTAFLLVIVSLKIAEFFAGIIPSGDDASFFNNLLSGIIGDQYLVLTTLTFIALAVFPNYFSGLNGSQEMGTYLIHLFFVVIGIPASIPLIIQTAPLLLLFAFIIVAINLILSLVFGKLFKMSLEEILLASNANIGGPTTAAAFAIAKGWKQLVGPILIVGTLGYIVGNYIGTFLAVWFGSIM, from the coding sequence ATGAGTGAAACATTCATTCAAGCGGATGACAGTATTACACTATGGGGAATGATCATTATTTGGGCATCCGTCAGTATTTATTTGGAACAGCGCTACAATTGGGCCTCCAAGGTTACTGGAGCAATTATTGCGTTAGTCGGTGCCATGATTTTATCTAACACGGGTGTTATCCCATTAGAATCACCGGTGTATGATGCAGTCTGGTCTGTGATTGTTCCATTGGCAATACCACTATTGCTATTTCATGTGAACATTAAAAAAATATGGAAGGAAAGCAGCAGATTATTACTTATTTTCCTGCTGAGTTCAATCGGAACGGTGGCAGGAACCATTATTGCGTTTTTTACTTTGCGGAATCATATTCCTTTTTTAGATCAATTGAGTGGTATTTTCAGTGCTACATATACAGGAGGAGGCGTGAATTTTGCAGCGATGTCTGCTAAATTTGATACTCCTGAAGCCATTACCTCTTCAGCTGTGGTTGCTGATAATTTAATGATGGCTTTGTTATTTATTATTCTGATGATGATACCTGCTGTTAACTTTATCCGTAAACGATATTCAGCGCCGCATGTGAAACAAGTAGAACAAAGGCAATCGGATGCTGATAAGACATTGGCGGAAAGCTTTTGGAAGCGGAAGGAAGTTTCTTTGAAGGATATGGCACTCTCCATTGGGACGGCTTTTCTTTTAGTTATTGTCTCCTTAAAAATTGCAGAATTCTTTGCTGGCATCATCCCAAGCGGTGACGATGCTTCTTTTTTTAATAACTTATTGAGCGGGATCATAGGAGACCAGTATCTGGTACTGACAACACTGACTTTTATAGCGTTGGCTGTATTTCCAAATTATTTTTCCGGGTTAAACGGAAGCCAGGAAATGGGTACGTATCTGATTCACCTCTTTTTTGTCGTTATCGGAATTCCTGCTTCTATTCCTTTGATTATCCAAACGGCGCCATTATTACTTTTATTTGCATTTATTATTGTGGCCATTAATTTAATACTGTCACTTGTTTTTGGGAAATTATTCAAGATGAGCTTAGAAGAAATCCTTTTGGCCAGCAACGCAAATATTGGAGGTCCGACGACGGCAGCTGCATTTGCGATTGCGAAAGGATGGAAACAGCTGGTCGGACCGATATTAATCGTCGGAACACTAGGGTATATTGTAGGGAATTATATCGGTACCTTTCTTGCTGTTTGGTTTGGCTCTATCATGTAA
- a CDS encoding sensor histidine kinase has protein sequence MNTIIRFVLLSIACSFVLAIAAVVATFVTFSINETAGWSALWEGQIGDVSFLLTVLAFVLTFGSIIGAIIGWYWKGNLKKVEKMLTGIVKGEKPIETDDIPKELEAISVQVNQVQEKLRAQTEHAQKIATERANEREQSLQEVVEQERNRLARELHDSVSQQLFAASMLMSAINESGQPEDPTLTKQLNMVENMIHQSQMEMRALLLHLRPVALKGKSLQEGVEGLLKELTQKVPLEIDAKIEAFQVDKGVEDQLFRIFQESISNTLRHAKAANLHILLLERDENIIMRVVDDGIGFETESVKTSSYGMQNMRERAYEVGGTLKIISLPNEGTRLEVKVPIVRKEDPTND, from the coding sequence ATGAATACCATTATTCGTTTTGTTCTTTTGTCCATTGCTTGCAGTTTTGTTCTGGCTATTGCTGCGGTTGTTGCGACCTTTGTTACTTTTTCCATCAATGAAACAGCAGGGTGGAGTGCGCTCTGGGAAGGCCAAATTGGAGATGTTTCTTTTCTTCTTACTGTATTGGCATTTGTGCTAACATTTGGTTCCATTATCGGCGCGATTATCGGCTGGTATTGGAAGGGGAATTTGAAAAAGGTAGAAAAAATGCTTACAGGAATTGTAAAAGGAGAAAAGCCTATTGAAACCGATGATATTCCGAAAGAACTGGAGGCAATCTCTGTCCAAGTGAACCAAGTTCAGGAAAAATTACGGGCGCAGACAGAACATGCCCAAAAAATTGCGACGGAAAGAGCTAATGAACGGGAACAAAGCCTGCAGGAAGTCGTGGAACAGGAAAGAAATCGCTTGGCCAGAGAACTGCATGATTCTGTCAGTCAACAGCTCTTTGCGGCTTCCATGCTGATGTCGGCGATTAATGAGTCAGGGCAGCCAGAGGATCCGACTTTAACGAAACAGCTGAATATGGTGGAAAATATGATTCATCAATCACAGATGGAGATGCGTGCCCTTCTCTTACATTTACGCCCTGTAGCTTTAAAGGGCAAGTCCTTGCAGGAAGGCGTAGAAGGACTTTTAAAAGAATTAACGCAAAAAGTACCATTGGAAATTGATGCTAAAATCGAAGCATTTCAAGTAGATAAAGGGGTGGAAGATCAGCTGTTCCGGATTTTTCAGGAATCTATTTCCAATACATTGCGTCACGCGAAAGCTGCAAATCTTCATATTTTATTACTAGAAAGAGATGAAAACATTATTATGCGTGTGGTGGACGATGGAATTGGATTCGAAACAGAAAGTGTCAAAACAAGTTCTTATGGCATGCAGAATATGCGTGAACGCGCTTATGAAGTTGGAGGCACATTGAAAATTATTAGTCTGCCGAATGAAGGCACACGTTTAGAAGTAAAAGTACCCATTGTAAGAAAGGAGGACCCAACCAATGATTAA